One part of the Candidatus Neptunochlamydia vexilliferae genome encodes these proteins:
- a CDS encoding histone yields MALKDTIRKMEGMLMDLAMDLRKASEKGNKAASQRVRTGTIQFARLAKQYRKESVSAEKKGGTKKRKKAKKTTRKKATKKRAAPKRKTTRKKKVATKRRKRR; encoded by the coding sequence ATGGCATTAAAAGACACAATTCGGAAAATGGAAGGGATGCTGATGGATCTAGCAATGGATCTTAGAAAGGCATCAGAAAAGGGAAATAAAGCAGCATCTCAGCGGGTCCGCACCGGAACCATTCAGTTTGCAAGACTGGCCAAACAGTACCGCAAAGAGTCGGTCTCCGCTGAAAAAAAAGGGGGCACTAAAAAGCGGAAAAAAGCGAAGAAAACGACCCGCAAAAAAGCGACCAAAAAAAGAGCCGCTCCTAAAAGAAAAACGACACGTAAGAAAAAAGTAGCCACAAAAAGACGCAAACGGCGTTGA
- a CDS encoding RNA-binding domain-containing protein: MKYLGNESSTLEFKKTVPENDQIIKTIIGFCNQSGGKLVIGVDRDGTVVGIPEEKVQEMMEYVNKSIFEASSPPIIPAVYSQRVGDKSILIIEVSSGMNKPYYRKSKGLEKGTYVRLSRSTVKATADMIEELKWKSRGRSFDMMPVYHGKNEDLDRAKILEFLSSRKASKVKTISRTILSSYNLVVEEHSSNYPTIGGVLLFGKNTQKFFSEAMILCTHFDGVSGRKAISSVDCTGTLFEQFDMAYNFIIGRLGRSFSIDGPKRKEELEIPETALREVLINAIVHRNYHINAPTKVAIYDNRIEVFSPGVFPGPLDANNLKMGITYIRNKVICKIFREAGYIEKLGSGFIALFESYEEKKLHPPEVIEGENFIKCILPRPSFSSKPHQGSSESQKILALFEMSDELTISDVMKLLNLSRPTAGRRLAELTEKGLLEKVGKNKATRYRKQKKSNL, encoded by the coding sequence ATGAAATACCTTGGAAATGAATCTTCAACCTTAGAGTTCAAAAAAACAGTCCCAGAAAATGATCAAATTATTAAAACCATCATTGGTTTTTGCAACCAAAGTGGTGGAAAACTTGTCATCGGAGTCGATCGTGATGGGACAGTCGTAGGAATTCCCGAAGAGAAAGTTCAGGAAATGATGGAGTATGTCAATAAAAGTATTTTTGAAGCCTCATCTCCCCCTATCATTCCAGCTGTTTACTCACAAAGAGTTGGGGATAAGTCCATTCTTATTATTGAAGTTTCTTCAGGAATGAATAAACCCTACTATAGAAAATCAAAGGGACTTGAAAAAGGGACTTACGTCAGGTTAAGCCGTTCAACTGTTAAAGCAACTGCAGACATGATTGAAGAACTAAAATGGAAATCTAGAGGACGTTCTTTTGATATGATGCCCGTCTACCATGGAAAAAATGAAGACTTAGACAGAGCAAAAATACTCGAATTTCTTTCCTCAAGAAAAGCTTCGAAGGTTAAAACAATCTCAAGAACAATTTTATCCTCTTATAACCTTGTTGTAGAAGAGCACTCTTCAAACTACCCAACTATAGGAGGCGTTTTGCTATTTGGAAAAAACACGCAAAAATTTTTCTCCGAAGCAATGATTCTATGCACCCACTTTGATGGGGTAAGTGGGCGAAAAGCAATAAGCAGCGTGGACTGCACCGGAACCCTTTTTGAGCAGTTTGATATGGCTTATAACTTTATTATCGGAAGGCTCGGACGCTCTTTCTCAATTGATGGTCCAAAAAGAAAGGAAGAACTAGAAATCCCCGAAACAGCTCTTAGAGAAGTCTTGATCAACGCTATTGTTCACCGTAACTATCATATTAACGCACCTACGAAAGTGGCTATTTATGACAATCGGATTGAGGTCTTTAGTCCTGGGGTTTTCCCGGGTCCTTTAGATGCCAATAACCTTAAAATGGGGATTACTTATATCCGCAATAAAGTCATCTGCAAAATTTTTCGAGAAGCGGGTTATATTGAAAAGTTAGGGTCGGGCTTCATTGCTCTATTTGAAAGCTATGAGGAGAAAAAGCTTCATCCGCCAGAGGTTATCGAAGGCGAGAATTTTATTAAGTGTATCTTACCTAGACCTTCCTTCTCATCCAAGCCCCATCAAGGAAGTAGTGAGTCACAAAAAATCCTCGCTCTATTTGAAATGAGCGATGAACTAACAATCTCAGATGTGATGAAGCTGCTTAATCTTTCTCGGCCAACAGCAGGAAGAAGGCTTGCAGAGCTTACCGAAAAAGGACTTCTGGAAAAAGTTGGGAAAAATAAGGCAACTCGCTACCGCAAGCAAAAAAAGTCAAACCTCTGA